One Antarctobacter heliothermus DNA segment encodes these proteins:
- a CDS encoding DUF6902 family protein — MSNIIQLTVPSRIPPLEARITALLGAFADHRRTGDDVFWLKENAELLNILECTGQSVAPEALARHAGFYADAVTRLEFFPQYYRFLLSMSLDLEDLGMPGNEAQRMVDFAAREGLAEAELSDLQRAEARRLMSRRGIDPVRDDGLNDRLRAFCARTATFALPNKKAAYELTHIVYYLSEYGRRDPDLPDEAIQSLHFAGLTAFLDQNADLVAEVCIALHYAGRTPPAVWTAWLEQETAAYGITADPSASLNDDYHEYLVCNWHQAVTGSALFRKPVCDDRLHFKSGARPQTVLRELSQAIYGLDRRSGDWGRMRPIMEPSLSPQARDVLSVAVNSSTLFDAYFEGFARAGRA, encoded by the coding sequence ATGAGCAATATCATCCAACTGACCGTCCCGTCCCGGATACCCCCACTGGAAGCGCGGATTACCGCGCTTCTGGGAGCCTTTGCAGATCACCGGCGCACCGGCGATGACGTGTTCTGGTTGAAGGAAAACGCCGAACTTCTGAACATTCTGGAATGTACCGGCCAAAGCGTTGCGCCAGAGGCGCTGGCGCGGCACGCGGGGTTTTATGCCGACGCGGTGACCCGGCTGGAATTCTTTCCACAATACTACCGCTTTCTGCTGTCGATGTCGCTCGATCTCGAAGATCTCGGGATGCCGGGAAACGAAGCCCAAAGGATGGTGGATTTCGCCGCCCGCGAAGGTCTGGCAGAGGCCGAGCTTTCGGATCTGCAACGCGCCGAGGCGCGCCGTCTTATGTCGCGCCGGGGGATTGATCCCGTTCGCGACGACGGGTTGAACGACCGGTTGCGCGCCTTTTGCGCCCGCACCGCGACCTTTGCGCTGCCCAACAAGAAAGCCGCGTATGAACTGACCCACATCGTCTACTACCTGTCGGAATACGGCCGCCGCGATCCCGATCTGCCAGACGAGGCAATCCAGAGCCTGCATTTCGCCGGGCTGACCGCCTTTCTGGATCAGAACGCCGATTTGGTGGCCGAGGTCTGCATCGCGTTGCACTACGCAGGGCGTACGCCGCCCGCTGTATGGACCGCGTGGCTGGAACAAGAGACCGCCGCGTATGGGATAACCGCTGATCCGTCCGCCTCACTCAATGACGACTACCATGAATATCTGGTGTGCAACTGGCATCAGGCGGTCACAGGCTCTGCGTTGTTCCGCAAGCCTGTCTGCGACGACCGGTTGCATTTCAAAAGCGGGGCCCGGCCGCAGACAGTTCTGCGCGAACTCAGCCAAGCCATTTACGGTCTTGATCGCCGCTCTGGCGACTGGGGGCGGATGCGGCCCATAATGGAACCGTCGCTGTCGCCGCAGGCCCGAGACGTTCTAAGTGTTGCCGTCAACTCGAGCACGCTATTCGATGCCTATTTTGAGGGTTTCGCCCGGGCAGGCCGCGCATGA
- a CDS encoding DUF6749 family protein, whose protein sequence is MTALINIHSPEEIVSSAETSAFAGDAVEAFTSWSGPTTGDLFSGGSVEAYTSWSGPATGTRETGDSVEAFTSWSGPATGDVDRGDNVEAFTSWSGPATGDAQRGDNVQAFTSWSGPTAGDRDAGDNVEAFTSWSGPATGDAQRGDNVQAFTSWSGPTAGDRDAGDNVEAFTSWSGPATGDAQRGDNVQAFTSWSGPTAGDRDAGDNVEAFTSWSGPVTGDTETGDSVQAFTSWSGPARA, encoded by the coding sequence ATGACTGCCCTCATCAATATCCATAGCCCTGAAGAAATCGTTTCCAGCGCGGAAACGAGCGCCTTTGCCGGCGACGCCGTCGAGGCGTTCACCTCGTGGTCTGGCCCGACGACTGGCGACCTCTTCTCGGGTGGCTCCGTCGAAGCCTACACGTCTTGGTCCGGGCCGGCGACCGGCACACGCGAAACGGGCGATTCCGTCGAAGCTTTCACCTCTTGGTCGGGTCCCGCAACTGGTGATGTGGACCGTGGCGACAATGTCGAGGCGTTTACCTCATGGTCCGGCCCGGCGACCGGCGACGCTCAGCGCGGCGACAATGTGCAGGCGTTCACGTCCTGGTCTGGTCCCACAGCGGGCGACCGTGACGCAGGCGACAATGTCGAGGCGTTTACCTCGTGGTCCGGCCCGGCGACCGGCGACGCTCAGCGCGGCGACAATGTGCAGGCGTTCACGTCCTGGTCTGGTCCCACGGCAGGTGACCGTGACGCAGGCGACAATGTCGAGGCGTTTACCTCATGGTCTGGTCCAGCGACCGGCGACGCGCAGCGCGGCGACAATGTGCAGGCGTTCACGTCCTGGTCTGGTCCCACGGCAGGCGACCGTGATGCAGGCGACAATGTCGAGGCGTTTACCTCGTGGTCCGGTCCGGTGACCGGCGACACCGAAACCGGCGACAGCGTTCAGGCCTTTACCAGCTGGTCGGGTCCGGCACGCGCCTAA
- the xth gene encoding exodeoxyribonuclease III, with product MKIATFNINGIKARLPAVLDWLDEAQPDVVLCQEIKSVDENFPREPFEDRGYNVETHGQKGFNGVAILSKRPLEDVRRGLPGDDSDEQARWIEATVMGDTQAVRVCGLYLPNGNPTPGPKYDYKLAWMDRLEARARELMADEIPALMAGDYNVIPQAEDAARPEVWTEDALFLPQTRAAFRRILNLGFTEAFRARTQAPGHYSFWDYQAGAWQRNNGIRIDHLLLTPAAADLMTDCQIDSAIRGREKPSDHVPVWIDLAA from the coding sequence ATGAAAATCGCCACTTTCAACATCAATGGAATCAAGGCACGCCTGCCTGCCGTGCTAGATTGGCTGGACGAGGCGCAACCGGACGTTGTGCTTTGTCAGGAAATTAAGTCGGTCGATGAGAATTTTCCGCGAGAGCCCTTTGAGGATCGCGGCTACAACGTCGAAACTCACGGACAGAAAGGCTTTAACGGGGTTGCGATCTTGTCCAAACGTCCGCTGGAGGATGTTCGGCGCGGGCTGCCCGGTGATGACAGCGACGAACAGGCGCGCTGGATCGAGGCCACAGTGATGGGCGACACGCAGGCAGTGCGCGTCTGCGGGCTGTATCTGCCCAACGGCAACCCGACCCCCGGCCCCAAGTACGACTACAAACTGGCCTGGATGGACCGGCTGGAGGCCCGCGCCCGCGAACTGATGGCCGACGAGATACCCGCACTGATGGCGGGCGACTATAACGTCATCCCGCAGGCCGAGGATGCCGCCCGCCCCGAGGTCTGGACCGAGGACGCGCTGTTCCTGCCGCAAACCCGGGCCGCGTTTCGCCGCATCCTGAACCTTGGCTTTACCGAAGCATTCCGCGCCCGCACGCAGGCACCGGGTCACTACAGCTTTTGGGATTATCAGGCGGGCGCGTGGCAACGGAACAACGGCATCCGCATCGACCACCTGTTGCTGACCCCGGCGGCGGCCGACCTGATGACCGATTGCCAGATCGACTCTGCCATTCGCGGCCGCGAAAAACCCTCGGACCATGTGCCGGTCTGGATAGACCTCGCGGCCTGA
- a CDS encoding BolA/IbaG family iron-sulfur metabolism protein: MPMYAKELEDLLRQSFPDAKISVDGQDGVHMSALVIDESFRGKNRVQQQRAVYGALKGKMDGPDGALHALALTTKAPD, from the coding sequence ATGCCGATGTATGCCAAGGAACTAGAGGATCTGCTGCGTCAGTCCTTTCCCGACGCCAAGATCTCTGTCGATGGACAGGACGGGGTCCACATGTCGGCCCTTGTCATCGACGAAAGCTTTCGCGGAAAGAACCGTGTTCAGCAGCAGCGGGCGGTTTACGGCGCGCTCAAAGGTAAGATGGACGGTCCCGATGGCGCATTGCACGCGCTAGCCCTGACGACCAAAGCACCCGACTGA
- the grxD gene encoding Grx4 family monothiol glutaredoxin: MSDAKTQIDETVKANDVVLFMKGNKAMPQCGFSSRVAGVLNYMGVEYNDVNVLADDAIRQGIKDYSDWPTIPQLYVKGEFVGGCDIITEMTLSGELDQLFEANGVAYDKDAAEKIREANG, translated from the coding sequence ATGAGCGATGCCAAGACCCAGATCGACGAAACCGTAAAAGCCAATGACGTCGTGCTCTTCATGAAGGGCAACAAGGCCATGCCTCAGTGCGGCTTTTCCAGCCGCGTGGCCGGTGTGCTCAACTACATGGGTGTCGAGTATAACGACGTGAACGTGTTGGCGGACGATGCCATCCGCCAAGGGATCAAGGACTACTCCGACTGGCCGACCATCCCGCAGCTGTATGTCAAAGGTGAATTTGTCGGTGGTTGCGACATCATCACCGAGATGACCCTGTCAGGCGAACTGGACCAGCTGTTCGAGGCCAACGGCGTTGCCTACGACAAGGACGCCGCAGAAAAGATCCGCGAAGCCAACGGTTGA
- a CDS encoding cell division protein ZapA, producing the protein MSQMEVEIKIGGRSFEVACQQGEEQYLLSAAQLLDTEAQVLVTQIGRMPEARMLLMAGLMLADKTAGLEERLREAQDKLKAVEGELSELKSKPAPVPEKVEVAVIPDDLTDALAEIAARAEALANTFDEAQAG; encoded by the coding sequence ATGAGCCAGATGGAAGTCGAGATCAAGATCGGCGGTCGCAGCTTTGAGGTTGCCTGCCAACAGGGCGAAGAACAGTACTTGCTGTCGGCGGCCCAACTGCTGGACACAGAGGCTCAGGTGCTTGTGACCCAGATCGGCCGGATGCCCGAGGCGCGGATGTTGCTGATGGCGGGGTTGATGCTGGCGGACAAGACCGCCGGGCTGGAAGAACGGCTGCGCGAGGCACAGGACAAGCTCAAGGCTGTCGAGGGCGAACTGTCCGAGCTGAAGTCAAAGCCAGCGCCCGTTCCTGAAAAGGTCGAAGTGGCGGTTATTCCGGACGATCTGACCGATGCGCTGGCCGAAATTGCCGCCCGTGCAGAGGCGCTGGCCAATACATTTGATGAGGCACAGGCCGGGTAA
- the tkt gene encoding transketolase: MDIQELRTRNPDHWMRATAIRALALDAVAAANSGHSGMPIGMADVATVLFSKHLKFDAAQPEWADRDRFILSAGHGSMLLYALLYLCGDPEITLEQVKNFRQLGAKTAGHPENFLAKAIETTTGPLGQGIANSVGFAIAEESLRARFGRKLIDHHTYVIAGDGCLMEGISHEAIGLAGRLELGHLIVFWDNNDITIDGKVSLSDRTDQVARFKASGWHVQEIDGHDPEAIDAAIDAAKKTGQPSMIACKSHIALGHAAQDTSKGHGALTNDDQNNAAKEAWGWTSAPFDIPAEVKSWWEKAGSRGAADRAEWETRLADMSAARQAEFTRVMTGEAPKKLSAVIKALKKQVSETAPKVATRKASEMALEVINPVMPETLGGSADLTGSNNTLTGDLGVFDTDNRKGRYIYYGIREHGMASAMNGMALHGGVRPYGGTFMAFTDYARPAMRLAALMQTPTVFVMTHDSIGLGEDGPTHQPVEHLAISRATPNTLVFRPADTVETAEAWEIALRQTGTPSVMSLTRQGLPTVRLEHKNANLTEKGAYVLADAEGKRQAILMATGSEVSIAMAARDLLQAEGIGTRVVSMPCWELFEAQDESYRRRVLPGGPVRVAVEAAVSFGWDRWLFGERGKRDKGAFVGMPGFGASAPAEELFKHFGITAEAVAEKVKGML, translated from the coding sequence GTGGATATCCAAGAGCTTCGTACCCGCAATCCGGATCACTGGATGCGCGCCACGGCCATCCGCGCGCTTGCGCTTGACGCCGTCGCGGCCGCCAATTCAGGTCACTCGGGCATGCCCATTGGCATGGCCGACGTCGCCACCGTGCTGTTCTCGAAGCACCTCAAGTTCGACGCAGCCCAGCCCGAATGGGCTGATCGTGATCGTTTTATCCTGTCGGCCGGCCATGGCTCGATGCTGCTGTATGCGCTGCTGTATCTGTGCGGCGACCCCGAGATCACGCTGGAGCAGGTCAAGAATTTCCGCCAACTGGGCGCCAAAACCGCCGGTCACCCAGAGAACTTCCTCGCCAAGGCGATCGAGACCACGACCGGCCCGCTGGGTCAGGGCATCGCCAACTCTGTCGGGTTCGCCATCGCAGAGGAAAGCCTGCGCGCGCGGTTTGGCCGGAAACTGATTGACCACCATACCTATGTCATCGCTGGCGACGGATGCCTGATGGAGGGCATCAGCCATGAGGCCATCGGTCTTGCCGGGCGGCTGGAACTGGGCCACCTGATTGTCTTCTGGGACAACAACGACATCACCATCGACGGCAAGGTGTCACTGTCGGATCGCACTGATCAGGTCGCTCGGTTCAAGGCATCGGGATGGCATGTGCAGGAAATCGACGGCCACGATCCAGAGGCCATCGACGCCGCCATCGACGCCGCCAAGAAGACCGGACAGCCGTCCATGATCGCCTGCAAGTCGCATATCGCCCTTGGCCACGCGGCGCAGGACACTTCGAAAGGTCACGGCGCGCTGACCAACGATGACCAGAACAATGCCGCCAAAGAGGCATGGGGCTGGACATCGGCGCCGTTCGACATTCCCGCCGAGGTCAAGTCCTGGTGGGAAAAGGCCGGATCGCGCGGTGCTGCGGATCGCGCCGAGTGGGAAACCCGTCTGGCGGACATGAGCGCGGCCCGTCAGGCCGAGTTCACCCGCGTCATGACCGGCGAAGCGCCGAAAAAACTGTCGGCTGTGATCAAGGCCCTGAAAAAACAGGTGTCCGAGACCGCGCCAAAGGTGGCCACCCGCAAAGCATCCGAAATGGCGCTAGAGGTGATCAACCCGGTGATGCCGGAAACGCTGGGCGGCTCTGCCGATCTGACTGGATCGAACAACACGCTGACCGGCGATCTGGGTGTCTTTGACACCGACAACCGCAAGGGCCGCTACATCTACTACGGTATCCGTGAGCACGGCATGGCCTCGGCGATGAACGGCATGGCGCTGCACGGTGGCGTGCGCCCCTATGGCGGCACTTTCATGGCGTTCACCGACTACGCGCGCCCCGCGATGCGGCTGGCCGCGCTGATGCAGACGCCGACGGTCTTTGTCATGACCCACGACTCCATTGGTCTGGGCGAAGACGGCCCGACCCACCAACCGGTCGAACATCTTGCGATTTCGCGCGCCACGCCGAACACACTGGTGTTCCGCCCCGCCGACACGGTCGAAACCGCCGAGGCCTGGGAAATCGCGCTGCGCCAGACCGGTACGCCGTCGGTCATGTCGCTGACCCGTCAGGGCCTGCCCACCGTGCGGTTGGAGCACAAGAACGCCAACCTGACCGAAAAAGGCGCCTATGTCTTGGCCGATGCAGAGGGCAAGCGTCAGGCGATTCTGATGGCGACCGGCTCTGAGGTGTCGATTGCCATGGCCGCACGCGATCTGTTGCAGGCCGAGGGGATCGGCACGCGGGTTGTGTCGATGCCCTGCTGGGAGCTGTTCGAGGCACAGGACGAAAGCTATCGCCGTCGCGTGTTGCCGGGTGGTCCGGTGCGCGTCGCGGTTGAGGCTGCGGTCAGCTTTGGCTGGGACCGCTGGCTGTTCGGGGAACGTGGCAAGCGCGACAAGGGTGCGTTTGTCGGGATGCCCGGTTTCGGTGCGTCGGCACCGGCCGAAGAACTGTTTAAGCATTTCGGCATCACCGCCGAGGCGGTGGCGGAAAAGGTCAAAGGTATGCTCTGA